From Epinephelus lanceolatus isolate andai-2023 chromosome 12, ASM4190304v1, whole genome shotgun sequence, the proteins below share one genomic window:
- the ss18 gene encoding protein SSXT isoform X1: MSVAFAPHRQRGKGDITPAGIQKLLDENNQLIQCIMDFQSKGKTAECSQYQQMLHRNLVYLATIADSNQNMQSLLPAPPTQNMPMGPGGMNQSGPPPQPPHGHNMPSEGMVSGGPPAPHMQNQMNGQMPGPNHMPMQGPGPGPNQPPNMPSGSMNMPPSSHGSMGGYNHTVPSSQGIPAQSQMNMTQGQPMGNYGPRPNMNMQPNQGPMMHQQPPSQQYNMPPGGGGQHYQGQQNPMGMMGQVNQGNHVMGQRPMPPYRPPQQGPPQQYPGQEDYYGDQYSHAGQGASEGNAQYGQQQEAYQQGPPQQQGYPPQQQYPGQQGYPPQQQGYGPSQSAPGQYPNYPQGQGQQYGAYRPPQPGPPQGQQQRPYGYDQGQYGNYQQ; this comes from the exons ATGTCGGTGGCATTTGCACCTCACAGGCAGCGTGGGAAGGGTGATATAACACCCGCTGGAATACAAAAG TTACTTGACGAAAACAACCAGCTGATCCAGTGTATAATGGACTTCCAGAGTAAAGGCAAAACAGCAGAATGTTCACA GTATCAACAGATGCTGCACAGAAATTTAGTGTACCTGGCAACGATAGCAGACTCCAATCAGAACATGCAGTCTCTCCTCCCTGCG CCGCCCACTCAAAACATGCCCATGGGCCCTGGTGGGATGAACCAAAGTGGACCCCCCCCTCAGCCTCCTCACGGTCACAACATGCCCTCTGAGGGTATGGTCAGCGGTGGCCCTCCAGCCCCACACATGCAGAACCAGATGAATGGACAGATGCCTG GGCCTAATCACATGCCCATGCAAGGTCCCGGTCCAGGCCCCAACCAGCCCCCAAACATGCCCAGTGGCTCTATGAATATGCCCCCCAGCAGCCATGGCTCGATGGGTGGGTACAATCACACCGTCCCTTCTTCCCAGGGCATACCAGCTCAGAGCCAAATGAACATGACCCAGGGCCAGCCCATGGGAAACTATGGGCCTCGGCCAAACATGAACATGCAGCCCAACCAAG GCCCCATGATGCACCAGCAGCCTCCCTCTCAGCAGTATAACATGCCTCCTGGTGGTGGTGGACAGCACTACCAAGGACAGCAGAAcccaatgggcatgatgggccAGGTCAACCAAGGGAACCACGTCATGGGCCAGAGGCCGATGCCGCCCTACAGACCCCCACAGCAAG gACCCCCTCAGCAGTACCCAGGGCAGGAAGACTACTATGGGGACCAGTACAGTCACGCAGGACAGGGAGCCTCAGAAG GTAATGCCCAGTATGGCCAACAGCAGGAAGCATACCAGCAAGGCCCTCCCCAGCAGCAGGGCTAccctcctcagcagcagtacCCGGGTCAACAGGGCTACCCACCACAGCAGCAGGGTTACG GCCCCTCCCAAAGTGCCCCAGGACAGTATCCTAACTATCCTCAGGGGCAGGGACAGCAGTATGGGGCCTATCGCCCTCCTCAGCCAGGACCCCCACAGGGCCAGCAGCAACGCCCCTATGGCTATGACCAG GGCCAATATGGAAATTACCAGCAATGA
- the ss18 gene encoding protein SSXT isoform X3, whose protein sequence is MSVAFAPHRQRGKGDITPAGIQKLLDENNQLIQCIMDFQSKGKTAECSQYQQMLHRNLVYLATIADSNQNMQSLLPAPPTQNMPMGPGGMNQSGPPPQPPHGHNMPSEGMVSGGPPAPHMQNQMNGQMPGPNHMPMQGPGPGPNQPPNMPSGSMNMPPSSHGSMGGYNHTVPSSQGIPAQSQMNMTQGQPMGNYGPRPNMNMQPNQGPMMHQQPPSQQYNMPPGGGGQHYQGQQNPMGMMGQVNQGNHVMGQRPMPPYRPPQQGNAQYGQQQEAYQQGPPQQQGYPPQQQYPGQQGYPPQQQGYGPSQSAPGQYPNYPQGQGQQYGAYRPPQPGPPQGQQQRPYGYDQGQYGNYQQ, encoded by the exons ATGTCGGTGGCATTTGCACCTCACAGGCAGCGTGGGAAGGGTGATATAACACCCGCTGGAATACAAAAG TTACTTGACGAAAACAACCAGCTGATCCAGTGTATAATGGACTTCCAGAGTAAAGGCAAAACAGCAGAATGTTCACA GTATCAACAGATGCTGCACAGAAATTTAGTGTACCTGGCAACGATAGCAGACTCCAATCAGAACATGCAGTCTCTCCTCCCTGCG CCGCCCACTCAAAACATGCCCATGGGCCCTGGTGGGATGAACCAAAGTGGACCCCCCCCTCAGCCTCCTCACGGTCACAACATGCCCTCTGAGGGTATGGTCAGCGGTGGCCCTCCAGCCCCACACATGCAGAACCAGATGAATGGACAGATGCCTG GGCCTAATCACATGCCCATGCAAGGTCCCGGTCCAGGCCCCAACCAGCCCCCAAACATGCCCAGTGGCTCTATGAATATGCCCCCCAGCAGCCATGGCTCGATGGGTGGGTACAATCACACCGTCCCTTCTTCCCAGGGCATACCAGCTCAGAGCCAAATGAACATGACCCAGGGCCAGCCCATGGGAAACTATGGGCCTCGGCCAAACATGAACATGCAGCCCAACCAAG GCCCCATGATGCACCAGCAGCCTCCCTCTCAGCAGTATAACATGCCTCCTGGTGGTGGTGGACAGCACTACCAAGGACAGCAGAAcccaatgggcatgatgggccAGGTCAACCAAGGGAACCACGTCATGGGCCAGAGGCCGATGCCGCCCTACAGACCCCCACAGCAAG GTAATGCCCAGTATGGCCAACAGCAGGAAGCATACCAGCAAGGCCCTCCCCAGCAGCAGGGCTAccctcctcagcagcagtacCCGGGTCAACAGGGCTACCCACCACAGCAGCAGGGTTACG GCCCCTCCCAAAGTGCCCCAGGACAGTATCCTAACTATCCTCAGGGGCAGGGACAGCAGTATGGGGCCTATCGCCCTCCTCAGCCAGGACCCCCACAGGGCCAGCAGCAACGCCCCTATGGCTATGACCAG GGCCAATATGGAAATTACCAGCAATGA
- the ss18 gene encoding protein SSXT isoform X2, with protein MSVAFAPHRQRGKGDITPAGIQKLLDENNQLIQCIMDFQSKGKTAECSQYQQMLHRNLVYLATIADSNQNMQSLLPAPPTQNMPMGPGGMNQSGPPPQPPHGHNMPSEGMVSGGPPAPHMQNQMNGQMPGPNHMPMQGPGPGPNQPPNMPSGSMNMPPSSHGSMGGYNHTVPSSQGIPAQSQMNMTQGQPMGNYGPRPNMNMQPNQGPMMHQQPPSQQYNMPPGGGGQHYQGQQNPMGMMGQVNQGNHVMGQRPMPPYRPPQQGPPQQYPGQEDYYGDQYSHAGQGASEGNAQYGQQQEAYQQGPPQQQGYPPQQQYPGQQGYPPQQQGYGPSQSAPGQYPNYPQGQGQQYGAYRPPQPGPPQGQQQRPYGYDQGHMRK; from the exons ATGTCGGTGGCATTTGCACCTCACAGGCAGCGTGGGAAGGGTGATATAACACCCGCTGGAATACAAAAG TTACTTGACGAAAACAACCAGCTGATCCAGTGTATAATGGACTTCCAGAGTAAAGGCAAAACAGCAGAATGTTCACA GTATCAACAGATGCTGCACAGAAATTTAGTGTACCTGGCAACGATAGCAGACTCCAATCAGAACATGCAGTCTCTCCTCCCTGCG CCGCCCACTCAAAACATGCCCATGGGCCCTGGTGGGATGAACCAAAGTGGACCCCCCCCTCAGCCTCCTCACGGTCACAACATGCCCTCTGAGGGTATGGTCAGCGGTGGCCCTCCAGCCCCACACATGCAGAACCAGATGAATGGACAGATGCCTG GGCCTAATCACATGCCCATGCAAGGTCCCGGTCCAGGCCCCAACCAGCCCCCAAACATGCCCAGTGGCTCTATGAATATGCCCCCCAGCAGCCATGGCTCGATGGGTGGGTACAATCACACCGTCCCTTCTTCCCAGGGCATACCAGCTCAGAGCCAAATGAACATGACCCAGGGCCAGCCCATGGGAAACTATGGGCCTCGGCCAAACATGAACATGCAGCCCAACCAAG GCCCCATGATGCACCAGCAGCCTCCCTCTCAGCAGTATAACATGCCTCCTGGTGGTGGTGGACAGCACTACCAAGGACAGCAGAAcccaatgggcatgatgggccAGGTCAACCAAGGGAACCACGTCATGGGCCAGAGGCCGATGCCGCCCTACAGACCCCCACAGCAAG gACCCCCTCAGCAGTACCCAGGGCAGGAAGACTACTATGGGGACCAGTACAGTCACGCAGGACAGGGAGCCTCAGAAG GTAATGCCCAGTATGGCCAACAGCAGGAAGCATACCAGCAAGGCCCTCCCCAGCAGCAGGGCTAccctcctcagcagcagtacCCGGGTCAACAGGGCTACCCACCACAGCAGCAGGGTTACG GCCCCTCCCAAAGTGCCCCAGGACAGTATCCTAACTATCCTCAGGGGCAGGGACAGCAGTATGGGGCCTATCGCCCTCCTCAGCCAGGACCCCCACAGGGCCAGCAGCAACGCCCCTATGGCTATGACCAG GGGCACATGAGGAAATAA